A single genomic interval of Rhododendron vialii isolate Sample 1 chromosome 3a, ASM3025357v1 harbors:
- the LOC131321392 gene encoding casparian strip membrane protein 2-like, whose amino-acid sequence MADSTRVDVADTETTSREAKGKAPLLATPPGLVAKGMAALRGHEDNRGGYKRGIAILDFVLRLSTLALAIAATAIMGTTDQTLPFFTQFFQFQASYDDLPAFQFFVVAMAIACVYLALSIAFSIVCIIRPHAVGPRLLLIFFDIVTLVLTTAAAGSSAAIVYLAHNGNSSANWLAICQQFDNFCQKTSGAVVASFVAMVGFMFLVVLSAVALKRH is encoded by the exons atgGCTGATTCAACGAGGGTCGACGTTGCAGATACAGAAACGACGAGCAGAGAAGCAAAGGGAAAAGCTCCTCTTTTGGCAACTCCTCCCGGGCTAGTTGCCAAAGGTATGGCTGCATTAAGGGGGCATGAGGATAACAGAGGAGGGTATAAGAGGGGGATTGCAATATTGGACTTTGTTTTAAGGCTAAGTACGCTTGCGCTTGCCATAGCTGCAACAGCTATAATGGGGACTACTGATCAGACTCTCCCCTTCTTCACTCAATTCTTCCAGTTTCAAGCCAGCTACGACGATCTACCGGCTTTCCA GTTTTTCGTGGTGGCAATGGCAATAGCTTGTGTCTACCTTGCCCTCTCCATTGCTTTCTCCATTGTTTGTATAATCCGACCACATGCAGTGGGACCAAGGTTGCTCCTTATCTTCTTCGACATA GTGACGCTTGTTTTGACCACTGCAGCTGCTGGATCATCCGCGGCCATAGTTTACTTGGCTCACAATGGGAATTCAAGCGCGAACTGGCTAGCGATATGCCAGCAATTCGACAACTTCTGCCAGAAGACCAGCGGAGCCGTGGTGGCATCATTCGTTGCGATGGTTGGCTTCATGTTCTTGGTAGTGTTATCTGCTGTTGCTCTGAAAAGACATTAA